A section of the Telopea speciosissima isolate NSW1024214 ecotype Mountain lineage chromosome 3, Tspe_v1, whole genome shotgun sequence genome encodes:
- the LOC122657041 gene encoding cytokinin dehydrogenase 7-like isoform X2 codes for MIAFLERFLPENDTGANPEDEDTTNISLCSSLELQGSVDFTSTAPAGKDFGGIYHTKPLAVIKPVSPEDIARVIKAASLSSNLTVAARGNGHSIKGQAMADKGLVIDMRSMDNLIHVANSGGGSSACVDVGGGVLWEDVLSHCVLGFGLTPRSWTDYLGLTVGGTLSNAGVSGQAFRYGPQTSNVTELEVVTGKGETLVCSETQNPELFFGVLGGLGQFGIITRARILLQKAPDMVRWIRVVYTEFEEFARDAEFLVSQEREGESFDYVEGYAFVNNDDPFNGWPTVPLQMDQRFDPSCIPPTAGPVLYCLELALHHHQEQDQSISLDKVVDQMLRQLRYCRNLRFEVNIGYMEFLLRVKQVEQAAKASGIWDTPHPWLTLFVSNRDILDFDRLVFKNILRHGVGGPMLVYPLRRSKWDSRTSVVLPEGREEEIFYLIGLLRFNHRGRGDGVEEEVAQNEEIVRSCREKGLDFKQYLPHYTIQDEWKRHFGKQWPRFVERKARFDPLALLSPGHSIFSRISPQG; via the exons ATGATAGCGTTTCTGGAGCGATTCCTACCTGAGAATGATACGGGAGCGAacccagaagatgaagataCAACAAATATAAGCCTATGCTCAAGCCTTGAGCTTCAGGGTAGTGTTGATTTCACTTCTACAGCTCCCGCCGGCAAGGATTTCGGGGGTATCTACCACACCAAACCACTCGCAGTCATCAAACCAGTCAGCCCAGAAGACATAGCTCGAGTGATCAAAGCTGCTTCTCTTTCCTCGAATCTCACCGTCGCCGCCAGAGGTAATGGCCATTCCATCAAGGGCCAAGCCATGGCCGATAAAGGCCTCGTTATAGACATGAGGTCTATGGATAATCTAATCCACGTGGCAAACTCCGGCGGTGGCTCTTCAGCTTGCGTAGACGTCGGAGGAGGGGTATTATGGGAAGATGTACTCAGCCACTGCGTGCTTGGGTTTGGGTTAACTCCCAGGTCTTGGACCGACTACCTCGGGTTAACGGTCGGCGGCACTTTATCTAACGCCGGCGTAAGTGGCCAAGCTTTCCGTTATGGTCCTCAGACGTCAAACGTGACGGAGTTAGAGGTGGTGACCGGTAAAGGAGAAACTCTGGTTTGTTCTGAGACCCAGAACCCAGAACTGTTTTTTGGGGTTCTTGGTGGACTGGGTCAGTTCGGAATCATTACCAGAGCTAGAATTTTGCTTCAGAAAGCTCCAGACATG GTAAGGTGGATAAGAGTGGTGTACACCGAGTTTGAAGAGTTTGCGAGAGATGCCGAGTTTTTGGTGAGtcaggaaagagaaggggaatcGTTCGACTACGTAGAAGGGTATGCTTTCGTCAACAACGATGATCCGTTTAACGGGTGGCCGACGGTGCCGTTACAAATGGACCAACGGTTTGACCCGAGTTGTATTCCACCAACCGCTGGACCCGTTCTTTATTGCCTTGAGTTGGCgttacaccacca CCAAGAACAAGACCAGTCCATTTCTCTGGATAAG GTGGTAGACCAGATGCTGCGACAGTTGCGTTATTGTAGGAATCTAAGGTTCGAGGTGAACATCGGCTACATGGAATTTCTATTACGAGTGAAGCAGGTGGAGCAAGCAGCCAAGGCCAGTGGCATTTGGGACACTCCTCACCCTTGGTTAACCCTCTTCGTCTCCAACCGTGACATCCTTGATTTCGATCGTCTTGTCTTCAAGAACATTCTTAGGCACGGCGTCGGTGGGCCTATGCTCGTCTACCCTCTTCGTAGAAGCAA GTGGGATAGTAGAACATCGGTGGTGTTGCCGGAAGGACGGGAAGAAGAGATATTCTACCTAATTGGATTGCTGAGGTTCAACCATAGAGGGAGAGGAGATGGTGTGGAAGAAGAGGTAGCACAGAATGAAGAGATAGTGAGGAGTTGCAGGGAGAAGGGCTTGGATTTCAAGCAATACCTTCCACATTACACAATTCAGGATGAATGGAAGAGACACTTTGGCAAGCAGTGGCCTAGATTCGTCGAGAGGAAGGCCCGTTTTGATCCTCTTGCCCTTCTCTCCCCTGGCCACTCCATTTTCTCAAGGATCTCCCCACAAGGATAG
- the LOC122653708 gene encoding ubiquitin-like protein ATG12: MASESPSSVRKVVVHLRATGDAPILKQAKFKIDGTDKFVKVIDFLRRQLNRDTLFVYVNSAFSPNPDELVIDLYDNFGFDGKLVLNYACSMAWG, encoded by the exons ATGGCGTCAGAATCTCCGAGTTCGGTCCGCAAAG TTGTTGTCCACTTGAGAGCAACTGGCGACGCTCCCATACTCAAGCAAGCCAAATTCAAG ATAGATGGAACTGACAAATTTGTCAAAGTCATCGACTTTCTTCGTCGACAACTTAACAGGGACACACTG TTTGTATATGTCAACAGTGCCTTTTCCCCAAACCCAGATGAGTTGGTGATTGATCTGTACGAC AATTTTGGGTTTGATGGGAAGCTGGTGCTTAATTATGCTTGCTCCATGGCATGGGGTTAA
- the LOC122657041 gene encoding cytokinin dehydrogenase 7-like isoform X3 gives MIAFLERFLPENDTGANPEDEDTTNISLCSSLELQGSVDFTSTAPAGKDFGGIYHTKPLAVIKPVSPEDIARVIKAASLSSNLTVAARGNGHSIKGQAMADKGLVIDMRSMDNLIHVANSGGGSSACVDVGGGVLWEDVLSHCVLGFGLTPRSWTDYLGLTVGGTLSNAGVSGQAFRYGPQTSNVTELEVVTGKGETLVCSETQNPELFFGVLGGLGQFGIITRARILLQKAPDMVRWIRVVYTEFEEFARDAEFLVSQEREGESFDYVEGYAFVNNDDPFNGWPTVPLQMDQRFDPSCIPPTAGPVLYCLELALHHHHEQDQSISLDKVVDQMLRQLRYCRNLRFEVNIGYMEFLLRVKQVEQAAKASGIWDTPHPWLTLFVSNRDILDFDRLVFKNILRHGVGGPMLVYPLRRSKWDSRTSVVLPEGREEEIFYLIGLLRFNHRGRGDGVEEEVAQNEEIVRSCREKGLDFKQYLPHYTIQDEWKRHFGKQWPRFVERKARFDPLALLSPGHSIFSRISPQG, from the exons ATGATAGCGTTTCTGGAGCGATTCCTACCTGAGAATGATACGGGAGCGAacccagaagatgaagataCAACAAATATAAGCCTATGCTCAAGCCTTGAGCTTCAGGGTAGTGTTGATTTCACTTCTACAGCTCCCGCCGGCAAGGATTTCGGGGGTATCTACCACACCAAACCACTCGCAGTCATCAAACCAGTCAGCCCAGAAGACATAGCTCGAGTGATCAAAGCTGCTTCTCTTTCCTCGAATCTCACCGTCGCCGCCAGAGGTAATGGCCATTCCATCAAGGGCCAAGCCATGGCCGATAAAGGCCTCGTTATAGACATGAGGTCTATGGATAATCTAATCCACGTGGCAAACTCCGGCGGTGGCTCTTCAGCTTGCGTAGACGTCGGAGGAGGGGTATTATGGGAAGATGTACTCAGCCACTGCGTGCTTGGGTTTGGGTTAACTCCCAGGTCTTGGACCGACTACCTCGGGTTAACGGTCGGCGGCACTTTATCTAACGCCGGCGTAAGTGGCCAAGCTTTCCGTTATGGTCCTCAGACGTCAAACGTGACGGAGTTAGAGGTGGTGACCGGTAAAGGAGAAACTCTGGTTTGTTCTGAGACCCAGAACCCAGAACTGTTTTTTGGGGTTCTTGGTGGACTGGGTCAGTTCGGAATCATTACCAGAGCTAGAATTTTGCTTCAGAAAGCTCCAGACATG GTAAGGTGGATAAGAGTGGTGTACACCGAGTTTGAAGAGTTTGCGAGAGATGCCGAGTTTTTGGTGAGtcaggaaagagaaggggaatcGTTCGACTACGTAGAAGGGTATGCTTTCGTCAACAACGATGATCCGTTTAACGGGTGGCCGACGGTGCCGTTACAAATGGACCAACGGTTTGACCCGAGTTGTATTCCACCAACCGCTGGACCCGTTCTTTATTGCCTTGAGTTGGCgttacaccaccaccac GAACAAGACCAGTCCATTTCTCTGGATAAG GTGGTAGACCAGATGCTGCGACAGTTGCGTTATTGTAGGAATCTAAGGTTCGAGGTGAACATCGGCTACATGGAATTTCTATTACGAGTGAAGCAGGTGGAGCAAGCAGCCAAGGCCAGTGGCATTTGGGACACTCCTCACCCTTGGTTAACCCTCTTCGTCTCCAACCGTGACATCCTTGATTTCGATCGTCTTGTCTTCAAGAACATTCTTAGGCACGGCGTCGGTGGGCCTATGCTCGTCTACCCTCTTCGTAGAAGCAA GTGGGATAGTAGAACATCGGTGGTGTTGCCGGAAGGACGGGAAGAAGAGATATTCTACCTAATTGGATTGCTGAGGTTCAACCATAGAGGGAGAGGAGATGGTGTGGAAGAAGAGGTAGCACAGAATGAAGAGATAGTGAGGAGTTGCAGGGAGAAGGGCTTGGATTTCAAGCAATACCTTCCACATTACACAATTCAGGATGAATGGAAGAGACACTTTGGCAAGCAGTGGCCTAGATTCGTCGAGAGGAAGGCCCGTTTTGATCCTCTTGCCCTTCTCTCCCCTGGCCACTCCATTTTCTCAAGGATCTCCCCACAAGGATAG
- the LOC122657041 gene encoding cytokinin dehydrogenase 7-like isoform X1, whose product MIAFLERFLPENDTGANPEDEDTTNISLCSSLELQGSVDFTSTAPAGKDFGGIYHTKPLAVIKPVSPEDIARVIKAASLSSNLTVAARGNGHSIKGQAMADKGLVIDMRSMDNLIHVANSGGGSSACVDVGGGVLWEDVLSHCVLGFGLTPRSWTDYLGLTVGGTLSNAGVSGQAFRYGPQTSNVTELEVVTGKGETLVCSETQNPELFFGVLGGLGQFGIITRARILLQKAPDMVRWIRVVYTEFEEFARDAEFLVSQEREGESFDYVEGYAFVNNDDPFNGWPTVPLQMDQRFDPSCIPPTAGPVLYCLELALHHHHHHHHHRHHHNSQEQDQSISLDKVVDQMLRQLRYCRNLRFEVNIGYMEFLLRVKQVEQAAKASGIWDTPHPWLTLFVSNRDILDFDRLVFKNILRHGVGGPMLVYPLRRSKWDSRTSVVLPEGREEEIFYLIGLLRFNHRGRGDGVEEEVAQNEEIVRSCREKGLDFKQYLPHYTIQDEWKRHFGKQWPRFVERKARFDPLALLSPGHSIFSRISPQG is encoded by the exons ATGATAGCGTTTCTGGAGCGATTCCTACCTGAGAATGATACGGGAGCGAacccagaagatgaagataCAACAAATATAAGCCTATGCTCAAGCCTTGAGCTTCAGGGTAGTGTTGATTTCACTTCTACAGCTCCCGCCGGCAAGGATTTCGGGGGTATCTACCACACCAAACCACTCGCAGTCATCAAACCAGTCAGCCCAGAAGACATAGCTCGAGTGATCAAAGCTGCTTCTCTTTCCTCGAATCTCACCGTCGCCGCCAGAGGTAATGGCCATTCCATCAAGGGCCAAGCCATGGCCGATAAAGGCCTCGTTATAGACATGAGGTCTATGGATAATCTAATCCACGTGGCAAACTCCGGCGGTGGCTCTTCAGCTTGCGTAGACGTCGGAGGAGGGGTATTATGGGAAGATGTACTCAGCCACTGCGTGCTTGGGTTTGGGTTAACTCCCAGGTCTTGGACCGACTACCTCGGGTTAACGGTCGGCGGCACTTTATCTAACGCCGGCGTAAGTGGCCAAGCTTTCCGTTATGGTCCTCAGACGTCAAACGTGACGGAGTTAGAGGTGGTGACCGGTAAAGGAGAAACTCTGGTTTGTTCTGAGACCCAGAACCCAGAACTGTTTTTTGGGGTTCTTGGTGGACTGGGTCAGTTCGGAATCATTACCAGAGCTAGAATTTTGCTTCAGAAAGCTCCAGACATG GTAAGGTGGATAAGAGTGGTGTACACCGAGTTTGAAGAGTTTGCGAGAGATGCCGAGTTTTTGGTGAGtcaggaaagagaaggggaatcGTTCGACTACGTAGAAGGGTATGCTTTCGTCAACAACGATGATCCGTTTAACGGGTGGCCGACGGTGCCGTTACAAATGGACCAACGGTTTGACCCGAGTTGTATTCCACCAACCGCTGGACCCGTTCTTTATTGCCTTGAGTTGGCgttacaccaccaccaccaccaccaccaccaccgccaccaccataATAGCCAAGAACAAGACCAGTCCATTTCTCTGGATAAG GTGGTAGACCAGATGCTGCGACAGTTGCGTTATTGTAGGAATCTAAGGTTCGAGGTGAACATCGGCTACATGGAATTTCTATTACGAGTGAAGCAGGTGGAGCAAGCAGCCAAGGCCAGTGGCATTTGGGACACTCCTCACCCTTGGTTAACCCTCTTCGTCTCCAACCGTGACATCCTTGATTTCGATCGTCTTGTCTTCAAGAACATTCTTAGGCACGGCGTCGGTGGGCCTATGCTCGTCTACCCTCTTCGTAGAAGCAA GTGGGATAGTAGAACATCGGTGGTGTTGCCGGAAGGACGGGAAGAAGAGATATTCTACCTAATTGGATTGCTGAGGTTCAACCATAGAGGGAGAGGAGATGGTGTGGAAGAAGAGGTAGCACAGAATGAAGAGATAGTGAGGAGTTGCAGGGAGAAGGGCTTGGATTTCAAGCAATACCTTCCACATTACACAATTCAGGATGAATGGAAGAGACACTTTGGCAAGCAGTGGCCTAGATTCGTCGAGAGGAAGGCCCGTTTTGATCCTCTTGCCCTTCTCTCCCCTGGCCACTCCATTTTCTCAAGGATCTCCCCACAAGGATAG
- the LOC122656873 gene encoding mediator of RNA polymerase II transcription subunit 20a-like, translated as MPLKWLLHWQPNPGTTVSSQILTEVSQCVESINGVKEGRWKATLTFYKPMLRDQSMAADYPRDFLGLSLQEQPSKYYCIIRGQRIVVETDSTIQIVMEKLQSYKSRVSLNFEGFQYQLGDFQLRVGKVVPANSEHLRGIVMEVEYLPISSLDKSRQIMEEFVEIWQEIVSNRSLPGHFMHIDPNFAEYGLSDHYSSQHTAVQYASVMAQLIATVRN; from the exons ATGCCCCTTAAATG gCTCCTCCACTGGCAACCTAATCCAGGAACAACTGTGAGTAGTCAAATTCTTACAGAAGTCTCTCAGTGCGTGGAGAGCATCAATGGCGTaaaggaaggaagatggaaaGCTACTCTCACATTCTACAAACCTATGTTAAGAG ACCAGAGTATGGCAGCTGATTATCCTCGCGATTTTCTGGGACTTTCACTTCAGGAGCAACCCAGCAAATACTACTGTATCATTCGTGGTCAGCGTATTGTAGTTGAGACAGATTCGACAATTCAGATAGTAATGGAGAAGTTGCAGTCTTACAAGTCTCGAGTCTCGCTTAATTTTGAG GGGTTTCAATATCAACTTGGGGACTTCCAACTGAGAGTCGGAAAAGTAGTCCCTGCAAACTCTGAACATTTGAGGGGAATTGTTATGGAG GTGGAGTATCTTCCAATTTCATCACTAGATAAATCCAGACAGATCATGGAAGAGTTTGTTGAAATATGGCAAGAAATTGTATCAAATAGATCATTGCCGGGTCACTTTATGCATATAGATCCAAATTTTGCTGAGTATGGACTCTCAGATCACTATTCTTCACAACATACAGCTGTTCAGTATGCTTCGGTCATGGCTCAATTGATTGCTACTGTAAGAAACTAG